The nucleotide window CACCGCTCGCACACGAAACGAGTCCCTACTACCTCTGGCACTTGCAGATTCGGCCGAGGACGGCAACCCTCGCCGGCTTCGAGCTTGGATCCGGGATCGCCACCAAGACCGTCTTTCCTGAGGAAGCCGCTGCCCGGCTCCGGCAGAAGTTAGGTGCTTAGGGCCTTGGACGGGCTCTTAGCGAAACGCGTGAGTTATTCTTGCGCTGACCCCGAGCAGCGTCCGGAGCTGCTGCTCCAGGGCGCGGTGCAGGTAGCGCGCGATGAGCAACACGAGGGGTCGCGTCAGCGGGTGACGCGGATAAAGCTCCATGGTGCGCTCGATCTCGGTAGCATCACCGCTGCACGTGAATCGCCAGTGCTCGAGGAAGTGGCTGAAGAGCCACGATGCGGGTGCCGAGAATTCGCCGATACGTAACGAGAGCGACCTGTCTTGGGTGGCCTGCACGATCTCTTCGACGTGGGAGCTGCCATCGGCATTGATGACCCCGATGCGGGTGCCCACGAGCCCCGCGGGTCTGGCGAGATAGCGGGCCTCGCGAATACCCGGAACCGGACCCGAGCCCTCGAAGCTGGGCCAGTTCGCG belongs to Pseudomonadota bacterium and includes:
- a CDS encoding SRPBCC family protein is translated as MKKAPRPVVVTCSRRSQRKPAQICETILDLANWPSFEGSGPVPGIREARYLARPAGLVGTRIGVINADGSSHVEEIVQATQDRSLSLRIGEFSAPASWLFSHFLEHWRFTCSGDATEIERTMELYPRHPLTRPLVLLIARYLHRALEQQLRTLLGVSARITHAFR